In one window of Thermus aquaticus DNA:
- a CDS encoding 2-oxoacid:acceptor oxidoreductase subunit alpha, with product MDDFTWRVGGPQGGGIETAATLFARAVGKGGWWVATKREYHSNIMGRHSYLDVRLGRKPVQAFRERVDFLVALDGETLARHLGEVREGGVLLYDPKVLELSLHKLPMLDHRVAESLAERFGKRDPSLKDILGAYVEAGVRPIPYPYEEVADRIGAELGVPSLQARRTLNTIAVAASLHLLGYPLEPLLEALALQFRGKVLELNQKVAEAVYREEVPELPFRLHLNGYEPGRVYLTGAQAAALGKLAGGLRFQTYYPISPATDESTYLEAHTAFPGADVAVVQTEDEIAAVTMAIGAALTGAKAATATSGPGFSLMAEGMGFAGMIEAPLVVTLYQRGGPSTGLPTRTEQGDLMFAIRGGHGEYPRLVLASGDILDAFLDAQKALAWAWRYQTVVVHLLDKFLASSGQSLPKEAFQVLKLDGEKRALPKEEFGPYERYSESEDGISPFVPIGTPGGFYWMTSDEHDPVGHITEDPVLREGQMEKRMRKLETARKEIPLEDQYTLYRDGEVLVLGFGTVKGTMLEALDHLEGVGYLHLRLLWPFPEIGHLLEGKRLVTVEHNFSGQLADLVQQETLKKVHHRVVKYNGRPITLDEAVEALKAIKRGQAPAKLVLRKGV from the coding sequence ATGGATGACTTCACCTGGCGCGTGGGCGGCCCCCAAGGGGGCGGGATAGAGACCGCGGCCACCCTCTTCGCCCGGGCCGTGGGCAAGGGAGGGTGGTGGGTGGCCACCAAGCGGGAGTACCACTCCAACATCATGGGGCGGCACTCCTACCTGGACGTGCGGCTGGGGCGAAAACCGGTCCAGGCCTTCCGGGAGAGGGTGGACTTCCTGGTGGCCCTGGACGGGGAGACCCTGGCCCGCCACCTGGGGGAGGTGCGGGAAGGGGGCGTCCTCCTCTACGACCCCAAGGTCCTGGAGCTTTCCCTCCACAAGCTCCCCATGCTGGACCACCGGGTGGCGGAAAGCCTCGCGGAGCGCTTCGGCAAGCGGGACCCGAGCCTAAAGGACATCCTAGGGGCTTACGTGGAGGCCGGGGTGAGGCCCATCCCCTACCCCTACGAGGAGGTGGCGGACCGCATCGGGGCCGAGCTAGGGGTGCCCTCCCTCCAGGCCCGGCGCACCCTGAACACCATCGCCGTGGCGGCGAGCCTCCACCTTTTGGGCTACCCCCTGGAGCCCCTCCTCGAGGCCCTGGCCCTGCAGTTTAGGGGCAAGGTCCTGGAGCTCAACCAGAAGGTGGCCGAGGCCGTCTACCGCGAGGAGGTACCTGAGCTTCCCTTCCGCCTCCACCTGAACGGCTACGAGCCGGGCCGGGTCTACCTCACCGGGGCCCAGGCCGCCGCCTTAGGGAAACTGGCCGGGGGCCTCCGCTTCCAGACCTACTACCCCATCAGCCCGGCCACGGACGAGTCCACCTACCTGGAGGCCCACACCGCCTTCCCGGGCGCCGACGTGGCCGTGGTCCAGACCGAGGACGAGATCGCCGCCGTGACCATGGCCATCGGGGCCGCCCTCACCGGGGCCAAGGCGGCCACCGCCACCAGCGGCCCCGGCTTCAGCCTCATGGCCGAGGGGATGGGCTTCGCCGGGATGATTGAGGCCCCCCTGGTGGTGACCCTCTACCAGCGGGGCGGGCCCTCCACCGGGCTTCCCACCCGCACCGAGCAAGGGGACCTGATGTTCGCCATCCGGGGCGGGCACGGGGAGTACCCCAGGCTCGTCCTGGCCTCCGGGGACATCCTGGACGCCTTCCTGGACGCCCAGAAGGCCCTGGCCTGGGCCTGGCGCTACCAGACGGTGGTGGTCCACCTCCTGGACAAGTTCCTGGCCAGTAGCGGCCAAAGCCTGCCCAAGGAGGCCTTCCAGGTTCTGAAGCTGGACGGGGAAAAGCGGGCACTTCCCAAAGAGGAGTTCGGTCCCTACGAGCGCTACAGCGAAAGCGAAGACGGCATCTCCCCCTTCGTCCCCATCGGCACCCCGGGCGGCTTCTACTGGATGACCTCCGACGAGCACGACCCCGTGGGCCACATCACCGAGGACCCCGTCCTCCGGGAAGGGCAGATGGAAAAGCGCATGCGGAAACTGGAGACCGCCAGGAAGGAGATCCCCCTCGAGGACCAGTACACCCTCTACCGGGACGGGGAGGTTCTGGTCCTGGGCTTTGGCACGGTGAAGGGGACCATGCTGGAGGCCCTAGACCACTTGGAAGGCGTTGGGTATCTGCACCTTAGGCTCCTCTGGCCCTTCCCGGAGATCGGCCACCTCCTGGAGGGCAAGCGGCTGGTCACGGTGGAGCACAACTTCTCCGGCCAGCTGGCCGACCTGGTCCAGCAGGAGACCCTGAAGAAGGTCCACCACCGGGTGGTGAAGTACAACGGCCGCCCCATCACCCTGGACGAGGCGGTGGAGGCTCTGAAGGCCATTAAGCGGGGCCAGGCCCCGGCAAAGCTGGTGCTCAGGAAGGGGGTTTAG
- a CDS encoding 2-oxoacid:ferredoxin oxidoreductase subunit beta — translation MVELKLADYKAEKQPDWCPGCGDYGILSALQMALFELKRDPSQTAVFSGIGCSAKTPHYLNVYGVHTLHGRVLPVAQGAKLANPHLTVVAVGGDGDGLGIGAGHFVAAGRRNVDMLYILYDNEVYGLTKGQAGPTLGLWEKTKSLPKPNPQSRLNPLLLAFAAGYTWIGRGYAYDVKGLKELIKEGITHKGLAFLHVLQPCPTYNDLHTKEWFAPRLYKLQEEGYDPHVPEGLPPEELDRKMSLFQEKALEWGERIPVGVFWKAEVPTFGERLKAYLPRYPEVYPAQGQTEALDLEGLLKEFAL, via the coding sequence ATGGTGGAGCTCAAGCTTGCGGACTACAAGGCGGAGAAACAGCCCGACTGGTGCCCCGGGTGCGGGGACTACGGCATCCTCTCCGCGCTGCAAATGGCCCTTTTTGAACTCAAGAGGGACCCTTCGCAGACGGCCGTCTTCTCGGGCATCGGCTGCTCGGCCAAGACCCCCCACTACCTCAACGTCTACGGGGTCCACACCCTCCACGGCCGGGTTCTGCCCGTGGCCCAGGGGGCCAAACTGGCCAACCCCCACCTCACGGTGGTGGCCGTGGGCGGGGACGGGGACGGGCTCGGCATTGGGGCCGGGCACTTCGTGGCGGCGGGCCGGAGAAACGTGGACATGCTCTACATCCTCTACGACAACGAGGTCTACGGCCTCACCAAGGGGCAGGCGGGGCCCACCCTGGGCCTTTGGGAAAAGACCAAAAGCCTCCCCAAGCCCAACCCCCAAAGCCGCCTCAACCCCCTGCTCCTAGCCTTCGCCGCCGGGTACACCTGGATCGGGCGAGGCTACGCCTACGATGTGAAGGGCCTAAAGGAGCTCATCAAGGAGGGGATCACCCACAAGGGCCTGGCCTTCCTCCACGTCCTCCAACCCTGCCCCACCTACAACGACCTCCACACCAAGGAGTGGTTCGCCCCCCGCCTCTACAAGCTCCAGGAGGAGGGGTACGACCCTCATGTGCCTGAAGGCCTCCCCCCGGAGGAGCTGGACCGCAAGATGTCTCTATTCCAAGAGAAGGCCCTGGAGTGGGGGGAGCGCATCCCCGTGGGGGTCTTCTGGAAGGCGGAGGTGCCCACCTTTGGGGAGCGCCTCAAGGCCTACCTGCCCCGCTACCCCGAGGTCTACCCGGCCCAGGGGCAGACCGAGGCCTTGGACCTCGAGGGCCTCCTGAAGGAGTTCGCCCTTTAG
- the moaC gene encoding cyclic pyranopterin monophosphate synthase MoaC, with amino-acid sequence MDLTHFKDGKPHMVDVTEKPATFRTATAEAFVELTEEALKALEAGGVGKGDPLSVAQLAGIMAAKKTSDLIPLCHPLPLTGVEVKVELLREARRVRIEATVRTKAETGVEMEALTACAVAALTVYDMLKAASKGLVIQEVRLLHKAGGKSGEWRREA; translated from the coding sequence ATGGACCTCACCCACTTCAAGGACGGCAAGCCCCATATGGTGGACGTGACGGAGAAGCCCGCCACCTTCCGCACCGCCACCGCCGAGGCCTTCGTGGAGCTCACCGAGGAGGCCCTGAAGGCCCTCGAGGCGGGCGGGGTGGGCAAGGGGGACCCCCTCAGCGTGGCCCAGCTGGCGGGCATCATGGCCGCCAAGAAGACCTCGGACCTGATCCCCCTCTGCCACCCCCTGCCCCTCACCGGGGTGGAGGTGAAGGTGGAGCTTTTGCGGGAGGCCAGGCGGGTGCGCATAGAGGCCACGGTGCGCACCAAGGCGGAGACCGGGGTGGAGATGGAGGCCTTAACCGCCTGCGCCGTGGCCGCCCTCACCGTCTACGACATGCTGAAGGCCGCTTCCAAGGGCCTGGTGATCCAAGAAGTCCGCCTCCTCCACAAGGCGGGGGGCAAAAGCGGGGAGTGGCGGCGGGAAGCGTAG
- a CDS encoding NifB/NifX family molybdenum-iron cluster-binding protein, which produces MRLAIALAKNDPGRVYPGPFGHAPRFAIYEVEEGEVRLVEVRENPYAAMEGGRKHELMRALLKDVDLRVGARFGHGGSMGAFPMADRLEVGPVSVAEAMEKVMARRNSAG; this is translated from the coding sequence TTGCGCCTCGCCATCGCCCTGGCCAAAAACGACCCCGGCCGGGTCTACCCCGGCCCCTTCGGCCACGCCCCCCGCTTCGCCATCTACGAGGTGGAGGAAGGGGAGGTTCGCCTGGTGGAGGTGCGGGAAAACCCCTACGCCGCCATGGAGGGGGGAAGGAAGCACGAGCTCATGCGGGCGCTCCTCAAGGATGTGGACCTGCGGGTGGGGGCCCGCTTCGGCCACGGCGGGTCCATGGGGGCCTTCCCCATGGCGGACCGCCTCGAGGTGGGGCCCGTAAGCGTGGCCGAGGCCATGGAAAAGGTCATGGCCCGCCGAAATAGCGCCGGATGA